The proteins below come from a single Myxococcales bacterium genomic window:
- a CDS encoding HIT family protein: MGTIFDKIISGELPSYKVYEDEHVYSFLDINPVAEGHTLVIPREAKERLHELSDESAAAIGRALPRICRAVLKATGAVDYNILQNNGAPAHQAVMHVHFHIIPRFADQGLGVGWKTAPLAPSDAEELVEAMQESLSGDG; this comes from the coding sequence ATGGGCACGATCTTCGACAAGATTATCTCGGGAGAACTTCCTTCGTACAAAGTCTATGAAGACGAGCACGTCTACAGCTTTCTCGACATCAATCCAGTCGCCGAAGGCCACACCCTCGTCATCCCCCGCGAGGCCAAAGAAAGACTCCACGAACTGAGCGACGAGAGCGCCGCAGCGATCGGCAGGGCGCTTCCGCGCATCTGTCGCGCAGTCCTGAAGGCAACCGGCGCTGTCGACTACAACATTCTGCAAAACAACGGCGCCCCAGCGCACCAAGCAGTAATGCATGTCCACTTCCACATCATTCCGAGGTTCGCAGACCAGGGACTCGGTGTGGGGTGGAAGACGGCCCCCCTTGCGCCGTCCGACGCGGAAGAGTTGGTCGAAGCGATGCAGGAAAGTTTGTCGGGGGATGGGTAG